In one Streptomyces sp. T12 genomic region, the following are encoded:
- a CDS encoding murein hydrolase activator EnvC — MRCARTARACRRLVLLLLLTATVLLTPAPRLTPTATTAPAAPAPDPTAPTVGRAWPVGLRPPILRGWEPPATPYGRGHRGVDLAAPAGAPVRAVAAGRVSFAGRVAGKGVVSVELTGTGDPPLRVTYEPVRAVVEKGDEVEAGEVVATVEATGSHCTGTCVHWGLRRGETYLDPLTLLPPWLLRRGPSRLLPVLGVPLPG, encoded by the coding sequence ATGCGATGCGCGAGGACGGCAAGGGCATGCAGGCGGCTGGTATTACTGCTGCTCCTGACGGCGACCGTCCTGCTGACACCAGCCCCACGGCTCACCCCGACCGCCACGACCGCACCCGCCGCACCTGCCCCGGACCCGACCGCGCCAACGGTCGGCCGAGCATGGCCCGTGGGGCTGCGTCCCCCGATCCTCCGCGGCTGGGAACCCCCGGCGACACCGTACGGCCGCGGCCACCGGGGCGTGGACCTCGCCGCCCCGGCCGGGGCACCGGTACGGGCTGTGGCGGCGGGCCGTGTGTCCTTCGCCGGCCGGGTGGCGGGCAAGGGGGTGGTGTCGGTGGAGCTGACAGGGACGGGGGATCCGCCGCTGCGGGTGACGTACGAGCCGGTGCGGGCGGTGGTGGAGAAGGGCGACGAGGTGGAGGCAGGGGAGGTCGTGGCCACGGTGGAGGCGACCGGCTCGCACTGCACGGGGACGTGCGTGCATTGGGGCTTGCGGAGAGGCGAGACCTATCTGGACCCCCTCACGCTGCTGCCACCGTGGCTGCTGCGCAGGGGGCCATCGAGACTGCTGCCGGTGCTGGGCGTGCCGTTGCCAGGCTGA
- the rpsB gene encoding 30S ribosomal protein S2 produces MAVVTMRELLESGVHFGHQTRRWNPKMKRFIFTERNGIYIIDLLQSLSYIDRAYEFVKETVAHGGTVMFVGTKKQAQEAIAEQATRVGMPYVNQRWLGGMLTNFSTVYKRLQRLKELEQIDFEDVAASGLTKKELLVLSREKAKLEKTLGGIREMQKVPSAVWIVDTKKEHIAVGEARKLNIPVVAILDTNCDPDEVDYKIPGNDDAIRSVTLLTRVIADAVAEGLISRSRVATGDKGEKAAGEPLAEWERDLLEGEKKADEAPAAAEAPAAEAPAAEAPADEAPAAEAPAAEAPAAEGEQA; encoded by the coding sequence ATGGCCGTCGTCACGATGCGGGAGCTGCTGGAAAGCGGCGTCCACTTCGGTCACCAGACCCGTCGTTGGAACCCGAAGATGAAGCGCTTCATCTTCACGGAGCGCAACGGCATCTACATCATCGACCTGCTCCAGTCGCTGTCGTACATCGACCGCGCCTACGAGTTCGTCAAGGAGACCGTCGCCCACGGCGGCACGGTCATGTTCGTCGGCACGAAGAAGCAGGCGCAGGAGGCCATCGCCGAGCAGGCCACCCGCGTCGGCATGCCCTACGTCAACCAGCGCTGGCTGGGCGGCATGCTCACCAACTTCTCGACCGTCTACAAGCGTCTGCAGCGCCTCAAGGAGCTCGAGCAGATCGACTTCGAGGACGTCGCCGCTTCCGGTCTGACCAAGAAGGAGCTTCTCGTGCTCTCGCGCGAGAAGGCCAAGCTGGAGAAGACCCTCGGTGGTATCCGCGAGATGCAGAAGGTGCCCAGCGCCGTCTGGATCGTGGACACCAAGAAGGAGCACATCGCCGTTGGTGAGGCCCGGAAGCTGAACATTCCGGTTGTCGCCATCCTCGACACCAACTGCGACCCCGACGAGGTCGACTACAAGATCCCGGGCAACGACGACGCGATCCGCTCCGTCACCCTGCTCACCCGTGTGATCGCCGACGCCGTCGCCGAGGGCCTCATCTCCCGCTCTCGCGTCGCCACCGGTGACAAGGGTGAGAAGGCCGCGGGCGAGCCGCTCGCCGAGTGGGAGCGCGACCTGCTCGAGGGTGAGAAGAAGGCCGACGAGGCCCCGGCCGCCGCTGAGGCCCCTGCCGCTGAGGCTCCGGCCGCCGAGGCCCCCGCCGACGAGGCTCCGGCTGCCGAGGCCCCCGCCGCTGAGGCTCCGGCCGCCGAGGGCGAGCAGGCCTGA
- the tsf gene encoding translation elongation factor Ts: MANYTAADVKKLRELTGAGMMDCKKALDEAEGNVEKAVEALRIKGQKGVAKREGRSAENGAVVSIIADDNSSGVLVELKCETDFVAKGDKFQAVATAIAEHVAKTSPADIEALLASEIEAGKTVQAFVDEANANLGEKIVLDRFAQYSDGFVLAYMHRTMPDLPPQIGVLVELDKPNAEVAKGIAQHIAAFAPKYLSKEDVPAEVVESERRVAEETTRAEGKPEAALPKIVEGRLNGFFKDATLLGQPYALDNKKSVQKVLDEAGVTLKRFSRIKVGI; encoded by the coding sequence ATGGCGAACTACACCGCCGCTGACGTCAAGAAGCTCCGTGAGCTCACCGGCGCCGGCATGATGGACTGCAAGAAGGCGCTGGACGAGGCCGAGGGCAACGTCGAGAAGGCCGTCGAGGCGCTCCGCATCAAGGGCCAGAAGGGCGTCGCCAAGCGCGAGGGCCGCTCCGCCGAGAACGGCGCTGTGGTCTCGATCATCGCTGACGACAACTCCTCCGGTGTCCTCGTCGAGCTGAAGTGCGAGACGGACTTCGTCGCCAAGGGTGACAAGTTCCAGGCCGTCGCCACCGCGATCGCCGAGCACGTCGCCAAGACCTCCCCGGCCGACATCGAGGCTCTGCTCGCCTCCGAGATCGAGGCCGGCAAGACCGTTCAGGCGTTCGTGGACGAGGCCAACGCCAACCTGGGCGAGAAGATCGTCCTGGACCGCTTCGCGCAGTACAGCGACGGCTTCGTGCTCGCGTACATGCACCGCACGATGCCCGACCTGCCCCCGCAGATCGGTGTCCTCGTCGAGCTGGACAAGCCGAACGCCGAGGTCGCCAAGGGCATCGCCCAGCACATCGCCGCCTTCGCGCCGAAGTACCTCTCCAAGGAGGACGTGCCGGCCGAGGTCGTCGAGTCCGAGCGCCGCGTCGCCGAGGAGACCACCCGCGCCGAGGGCAAGCCCGAGGCCGCCCTGCCGAAGATCGTCGAGGGTCGCCTCAACGGCTTCTTCAAGGACGCCACGCTGCTCGGCCAGCCGTACGCGCTCGACAACAAGAAGTCCGTCCAGAAGGTTCTGGACGAGGCCGGTGTCACCCTGAAGCGCTTCTCGCGCATCAAGGTCGGCATCTGA